DNA sequence from the Microcoleus sp. bin38.metabat.b11b12b14.051 genome:
ACCGCATTTCTCAGGTTGGGAATATTCCCTCTTTGGCAACTATTATTCGTGAAAAATCTGTTCTCAATCCTTTTGGTTTGTCATGGATGCCTGAATAACTGTTTCCCCGAAATATTGAGGGGATACGATTATTTTATCTGCATAAAACATCCCAAATGTATTCATACATCCTTGTAGTGCTTTAAACCCACCTACCAAATTGAAATATATTTCATAGTTTTTTTCCTTCTTGTCTTCCTTCACTCGTCTATGAATCCAGTCCAGCAAATTGTCAATTCCGTGATTGAAATCTTGAGTATTAGCTGTTGAAAGTTTTGCAGGGGTGTACACTTCAACACTAATTCTTCGCTCCCTTAAAAATTCTTCAACAATCTTTGCTGTGATTTTTCCCTGTGCTGTATCTGTAGTAATTAGTACATGATGATCTAGCCTACCTTTTTCTAGTTGATCGTCATATAAGCCATAAATACCATTCAGTTCAGCACTCGTTTCTCTGATCTCGATTGTATTAGCTTTGTTGAGCTTATCTTCAGCCCTCAGCTTTAAGTCTTGAATGATATTATCAATCTCAGAACCAGGATTAATCTTTTGTTCAGTTAGATTAGCATTGTCCTGCAAGCAAAAAGACCAATCGGATTCAGACTTTTTCTTACTATTAATTTGATTGGTAAGTAAACTTGTACCAACAGTTGAAATAACTAAACGAGGTTGAATTTGACGAGGCATAGCTT
Encoded proteins:
- a CDS encoding putative CRISPR-associated protein, producing the protein MPRQIQPRLVISTVGTSLLTNQINSKKKSESDWSFCLQDNANLTEQKINPGSEIDNIIQDLKLRAEDKLNKANTIEIRETSAELNGIYGLYDDQLEKGRLDHHVLITTDTAQGKITAKIVEEFLRERRISVEVYTPAKLSTANTQDFNHGIDNLLDWIHRRVKEDKKEKNYEIYFNLVGGFKALQGCMNTFGMFYADKIIVSPQYFGETVIQASMTNQKD